CGGGGTTCAGCTTGCCGTCGGTCATTTCGAGCTTGAACGTGGGCAGATCTTCGGCGTGCGCCACCGTGGCCACGCCCGCCAGCGACACTGCAAAAGACGCGCTGAGCGCGAGCGCCGCAAACTTCCGCTTTCCAGTCATTGGTTTTACCTGCTCCTTGCTGCCATTCATGCGGCGGCGCTACACGAGATGCGCGCCGCCGCCCGAGCTACCGGATGAAGACTTAGTAACCGCCCTTCTTGCCGATGCCCGCGAACGGGAAATCGTATTCCAGCGTGATCGGCTTGAACCACGGGCCCACGCCCGTTTCCTTGTCGACGTGACGGCCGAACGCCATGTGGCCCGTTTGCATCGGCGCTTCGACGATCAGCTTGAGGTGGTACTTGCCGGGACCGGCGAGCTTGACGTTGTCGCCATAGTGCGGGCCGTCGTTGGCGACCATCGGCATCAGGTCGCCCTTTTGCACGTAGCTCGATCCCGGCTTGGTGAGTTCGTAGTGAACCTGCAGATACGGCATCCAGTCGCCTTCGGCGAAGCCGGTCGGGTTGTTCTTGACCGCGTGGATGTCCGATTCGAGGTGAATGTCGGAATCCGAGGCCTTGCGCATCATGCCTTCCGGCTCCATGGTGATCGGCTGCAGATAGACCGCGCCGATTTCCATACCGCCCTGGATTGCCTGCTTGCCGATCGGGTATTCAGCCGCGTTGGCCGCCAATGCCGCCGTGGCGGCCGCGATGACGGCAGTGCCGCGCAAGAGAGAGTGAATCCGCATCGAAACTCCTGATTTTTATATGAGGGTTACATCCGACCTACATTCGCTGCGTCTGTGTAATAACGCTAATGCGAACAATTCTCAATAATGGCGAAGTTTAACACCGATGCCGATGAGGGACAAATTCAGAGCCGCGGAAAACCCAACCGCGACAGGGTTTTAGCAGCGTTTTGTTAACGTGGGCTTACGGCGGCTGACGGTCCGGTTTCAGGGCCGAAAATGACGAAGGGTATTCGATTGGGACAGGCAGGGTATGAAGTGGGCGCAGGCAGGTGCGGCGCGAACACGCCCCACCGCCTCGAGGGTCTGGCGCTCAGATCGGATGGTCGCCCACGTTCGCCCCGAACACGCGCTGACGCAGCACCGCGAGCTGATCGCGCGTCTGGGCAGCCTTCTCGAATTCGAGGTTCTTCGCGTAGTCCATCATCTGCTTTTCGAGCTTCTTGATTTCCTTGGCGATCTGCTTCTCGGACATGTCCTCGAACTTCGCGCGCTCCTGCTCCTCGCGCAACTCGGCGCGGGCTTCGTCGACGTTGTAGACGCCGTCGATGATGTCCTTGATGCGCTTGACCACGCCGCGCGGCACGATGCCGTTCTCTTCGTTGAAGTGGATCTGCTTGGCGCGGCGGCGCTCGGTTTCGTCGATGGCCCGGCGCATCGAGTCGGTGATGCGGTCGCCGTAGAGAATCGCCTTGCCGTTCACGTTACGCGCGGCGCGCCCGATCGTCTGGATGAGCGAGCGCTCGGCGCGCAGGAAGCCTTCCTTGTCGGCGTCGAGAATCGCCACGAGTGAGACCTCGGGAATGTCGAGGCCTTCGCGCAGCAGGTTGATGCCCACGAGCACGTCGAACGTGCCCAGACGCAGGTCGCGGATGATCTCCACCCGCTCGACCGTGTCGATGTCGCTATGCAGATAGCGCACCTTCACGCCGTGGTCCGAGAGGAACTCGGTGAGCTGCTCGGCCATGCGCTTGGTGAGCGTGGTGACGAGCACACGCTCGCCCACCGCCACGCGCTCGTTGATCTCGCCGAGCACGTCGTCGACCTGCGTCGACGCGGGCCGCACCTCGATCACCGGGTCGACGAGGCCCGTGGGCCGCACGACCTGCTCCGCGATCTGGCCCGTCACCTTCTTTTCGTAGTCGGCGGGCGTGGCCGAGACGAACACGACCTGGCGCATCTTGCGCTCGAACTCGTTGAACTTGAGCGGCCGATTGTCCAGCGCCGAAGGCAGCCGGAAGCCGTAATCGACGAGATTCTCCTTGCGCGCGCGGTCGCCGTTGTACATGCCGTTGAACTGGCCGATCAGCACGTGCGACTCGTCGAGGAACATCATGGCGTCGGTCGGCAGGTAATCGACGAGCGTGGGCGGCGGCTCGCCGGGCAGCGCGCCCGAAAAGTGCCGCGAATAGTTCTCGATGCCCTTGCAGAAGCCCAGCTCCTGAAGCATTTCCAGATCGAAGCGCGTGCGCTGCTCGAGGCGCTGCGCCTCCACGAGCTTGCCTTCCGTATGGAAGAACTCGAGACGCTCGCGCAATTCGGACTTGATGGTTTCGACGGCGCGCAGCACGGTCTCGCGCGGCGTTACATAGTGCGACGACGGATAGACCGTGAAGCGCGGAATCTTCTGGCGCACGCGGCCCGTCAGTGGATCGAAGAGCTGCAGCGTTTCCACTTCGTCATCGAACAGCTCCACGCGCACGGCCATTTCGGCGTGCTCAGCCGGGAAGATGTCGATGGTGTCGCCGCGCACGCGGAACGTGCCGCGCTGGAAGTCCTGCTCGTTGCGCGTGTATTGCATGGCGATCAGGCGCGCGATGACGTCGCGCTGGCCGAGGCGATCGCCGTGGCGCAGCGTCAGAATCATCTGGTGGTACTCGGACGGATTGCCGATACCGTAGATCGCCGAAACCGTCGCGACGATCACGACGTCGCGCCGCTCCATCAGGCTCTTGGTGGCCGAAAGCCGCATCTGCTCGATGTGCTCGTTAATCGACGAATCCTTCTCGATGAAGAGATCGCGCTGCGGCACATAGGCTTCCGGCTGGTAGTAGTCGTAGTACGAGACGAAGTACTCGACGGCATTGCGCGGAAAGAACTCGCGGAACTCGGCGTAGAGCTGCGCGGCGAGCGTCTTGTTCGGCGCGAACACGATGGCCGGGCGGCCGAGGCGCGCGATGGTGTTCGCCATCGTGTAAGTCTTGCCCGAGCCCGTCACGCCGAGGAGCGTCTGGAACGAGAGGCCGTCCTCAACGCCTTCCACGAGCGTTTCGATGGCCGTCGGCTGGTCGCCGGCCGGCAGGTACGGCTGGTAGAGCTGGAACGGCGAGCCTTCGTACTGGACGAATTTCGACTCGTCGAGCGCGCTCGCGTCGGCGACGGTGTGGTCGGACATGGGGGGCATCCTGTGCGCGGAGCAAACAACTATTCTAGCGTCTTGCAGAATCTTGCCGATGGGCAAGCCTTGGGGCGAGACGAGGTGGGGACAGACATACATGGGGCGCAACGGCGGCACTGCAAGGGCCGCGCATCGCGGCGACGGCGAACGCTCAGGCGGGGACGGTCCAGAAATCGCCCAATCGTGCCCGAAATAGCCCTGAAAGCGGCGCGGAGAATGGCAAATCCGCGGAAATCCGGCTTGAGGATTCGTTACAATAGCGAGTTCCGTGGCCGGTGCAGCATGTGGCCCATCCGATCTTCCTTCACTTTTGCCGAACGATCATGTCCCTCTTTTCCGCTGTCGAACTCGCCCCCCGCGACCCGATCCTGGGTCTGAACGAAGCCTATAACGCCGATGCGCGCGCGACCAAGGTGAACCTCGGCGTGGGCGTGTACACCAACGAAGAAGGCAAGATTCCGCTGCTGCGCGCGGTGCGCGAAGCAGAAAAGGCGCGCGTGGAAGCCGGTCTGCCGCGTGGCTATCTGCCGATCGAAGGTCTCGGCGCGTATGACGCCGCCGTGCAAAAGCTGCTGCTCGGCGACGATTCGCCGCTGATCGCCGCGGGCCGCGTCGTCACGGCGCAGGCGCTGGGCGGCACGGGGGCGCTGAAGATCGGCGCCGACTTCCTCAAGCGCGTGAACCCGAACGCCAAGGTCGCGATCAGCGACCCGAGCTGGGAAAACCACCGCGCGCTGTTCGAAAGCGCAGGTTTCGAAGTCGTCGCGTACCCGTACTACGACGCGCAGACCAACGGCGTGAACTTCGAAGGCATGCTCACCGCGCTGAACGGCTACGCCGCCGGCACCGTCATCGTGCTGCACGCGTGCTGCCACAACCCGACCGGCGTGGACCTCACGACCGACCAATGGAAGCAGATCATCGAAGTCGTGAAGGCGCGCAACCTCGTGCCGTTCCTCGACATCGCGTATCAGGGCTTCGGCGACGGCATCGCGGAAGACGGCGAAGTCGTGCGCCTCTTCGCCGCTTCGGAACTCAACGTGTTCGTTTCGTCGTCGTTCTCGAAGTCGTTCTCGCTGTACGGCGAGCGCGTGGGCGCGCTGTCGATCCTCACGAGCAGCAAGGAAGAATCGTCGCGCGTGCTCTCGCAACTCAAGCGCGTGATCCGCACGAACTACTCGAACCCGCCGACGCATGGCGGCTCGGTGGTCGCAGCCGTGCTCGGCTCGGCCGACCTGCGCGCCATGTGGGAAGCGGAACTCGGCGAAATGCGCAACCGCATCCGCGCAATGCGCACGGGCCTCGTCGAGCGCCTCACGGCCGCCGGCGTGGACCGTGACTTCAACTTCATCAACGTGCAACGCGGCATGTTCTCGTACTCGGGCCTGACGGCGGCGCAAGTCGACCGCCTGCGTGAAGAGTTCGGCATCTACGCTGTGAGCACGGGCCGCATCTGCGTGGCCGCGCTGAACATGCGCAACCTCGACGTCGTGGCAAGCGCAGTCGCACAAGTGCTGAAGTAAGGTCGTTCGTCGTCACTATGCGCCGTTGTAACGCGGCGCGCCGACGCGATAAAAAAGGCGTCCGTTCTTTCCGAACGGACGCCTTTTTCTTTGGCGAATGCGACGAAAAACTCAGGCGCCGTGGCCGCGCATGTCGCGATGGATATCGTGCGTGACGAAACCCGAGTCGTTATCGGGCTTTTCGAGCCAGCCCGGCTGCGCGAGCGAGGCGCGGATATCCTGCAAGCCGCTTGCCCAGTGTTCGCGCATGGTCGAGGTGCCGAACTGGTAATCCTTGAAGTGCCCCTCGTATTCCTTTTGCCGGTAAATGAGGTGGATCACGTTGTACTTCTTCGAGCACGAAAGCTCGTCCGCCAGCGCAACCCACGGGTCATTGCGATGCTCGGGCGCGACGCGATCGAGCACCTCGCGCAGCACATGCCGATAACGCTGCGAGCGCTGCAGGATGTCGGTCACGAGACGCGTGCGGCTCGAATACTGAATGTCCTTCACGCGGCCCTGCACGTCGATGAGATTGTCGGGCACCGGCCCGCGCGCGCTCCAGAGATCGACCTGGAACGCGAGCGTGTCGCGCCGCGGCGTGGTCTGGATCACCTCGTAGAGCGGCGTGTTCGACATCAGGCCGCCGTCCCAGTAGTACTCGCCGTCGATCTCCACCGCCGCGAAGCCCGGCGGCAACGCGCCCGAGGCGATGAAATGCTCGGGGCGCAGCTTCGTGGTCTTGTTGTCGAAGTAGACGAAGTTGCCGCTGCCCACGTTGACCGCGCCCACCGACACGCGCGTTTCGCCCGAGTTGATGCGCTCGAAGTCGCACAGGCGTTCCAGCGTCGCCTTGAGCGGCTTCGTGTCGTAGTAGCTGGCCGTTTCGGGCGAACCCGATCCATGGGGCAGCGGCGGCGGAAAGCGCGGCACGAAAAAGCCTTTCTGCCCTTCCACGATCGCGCCTGCCGCCTGCATGGCCGTGAACGTCTTGCGCACGGCGGCATTCGAATTGAAGAGCGCATGCTCGACGAAGGACGGCAACGGGAAGCTGTAGGCCGGCTGGCAGATCGTCTCCCAGAACTCGCGCAGACGCGCCACACGATGTTCCGGCGCATTGCCTGCGATGATCGCGGTATTGAGCGCGCCGATTGAAATGCCCGCGATCCAGTTCGGCGCAATGCCGGCCTCGACGAGGCCTTCGTACACGCCCGCCTGATACGCGCCGAGCGCACCGCCCCCTTGCAGCGTGAGCGCGATGGTTTCCCACGCTTTGGCCTGCGGGCCGCACTGCGAAACATGCGGCTGCGAAGCGTGACCGACCTGCGCGCCGGAATGTGCACCGGTATGCGCGCCGACCTCGTCGTCGACCGCGCTCGACTGGACCTGCCCCTTCTTGCGTTGCGCCATTGCTGCGCCTCCTGCGCTCGATGCCTGCGTTATTGCATGAACCAGCCGTGGCTCACCACGAAGGACTGGCCCGTGAACGCGGCGCTCGGGAACGCCGAGAGGAACAGGACGGTTTGCGCGACATCCTCGACGGTCGTGAAGATGCCGTCCACCGTGCCGCCGAGCATCACGCGCTTGACCACTTCCTCTTCCGAGATGCCGAGTTCCTTGGCCTGTTCCGGAATCTGCTTTTCCACGAGCGGCGTGCGCACGAAGCCCGGACACACCACGTGCGAGCGCACGTTGTGCTTGCCGCCTTCCTTGGCGAGCACGCGCGCGAGGCCGAGCAGCGCATGCTTGGCCGCGACATAGGCCGACTTCAGCGGCGACGCCTCGTGCGAGTGCACCGAGCCCATGTAGATCACCACGCCGCCGCGGTCGTCCTGGTACATGTGCTTGAGCACCGCCTTGGTGGTGAGGAATGCGCCGTCCACGTGGATGGCCTGCATCTTCTTCCAGTCGGAAAACGCGTAGTTCTCGATCGGGTTCACGATCTGGATGCCGGCGTTGGAGATGAGGATGTCGACCGGGCCGAGTTCGGCCGCGACGCGGTCGATGCCCTGGTTCACGGCGTCTTCATTGGTGACGTCCATGGCGACGCCGATGGCCTTGCCGCCCGCGCCCTTGATCTCTTCGGCCACGGCGTCCGCGCCGCTCTGGTTCAGGTCGGCGATGGCGACCGCGGCGCCCGCCTGCGCGAGCGTGAGGGCGATCTGCTTGCCAATGCCGCTGGCCGCGCCGGTAACGACTGCGACCTTGCCATCGAGTTTCGTGTTCAGTGAGAGAGACGACATCGGGGCACCTCCAGGTGAGTGAACGGGACAGGATGAAACCTCGGCGCGCGCGCCGTCAAACCTGACGAATGGCTTATGCCGTCCGGCCAGATGTTGCGTCGCGGCCAACCGGGCTATTGTGCATGAACACGTCTCGTCGAAGCATCGAGCAGGACAAGCAAAAGAGATTTTCGCCGCGGTGCAAGGCGCAATGCGGCATGCCATGCCGGCGCAAGGCCGTTCAGCAATAATGGCCAAGTCGTGCTAGCTTTATCGGCTCACAAGGAGGCGTTAATGAACTATCGGCGACTGGGCCGCTCAGGCCTGCAGGTAAGCGAACTGTCCATCGGCTCGTGGGTCACCTACGGAAACCAGGTCGACGCCAGGCTCGCGCGCGAATCGCTCGCAGCGGCGCGCGACGCGGGCATCAACTTCTTCGACAACGCCGAGGCCTATGCCGGCGGCAAGTCGGAAGAGCTCATGGGACAGGCGCTCAAGGAGCTCGCGTGGCCGCGGGTGAGCTACGTGGTGTCGACCAAGTTCTACTGGGGCTTGAACGAAGCGCCCAACCAGTACCACACGCTCAACCGCAAGTACCTCATGAACGCCATCGACGGCTCGCTCAAGCGGCTGCAGCTCGATTACGTCGATCTCGTGTTCTGCCACCGCCCCGACCCGAACACGCCGGTCGAGGAAACCGTCTGGGCGATGAGCGATATGATCACGCGCGGCAAGGCGCTCTACTGGGGCACGTCGGAGTGGAGCGCCGACGAAATCCGCGCCGCGTGGGAAATCGCGGAGCGCCATCACCTGCACAAGCCGGTCATGGAGCAGCCGCAATACAACCTGTTCCACCGCACGCGCGTGGAAGACGAATACCGTCGCCTCTACGAGGACATCGGCCTCGGCCTCACCACCTGGAGCCCGCTCGCCTCGGGCCTGCTTACCGGCAAGTACCGCGGCGGCGTGCCGTCGGGCAGCCGCGCGGAACTGCAGGGCTACGACTGGCTGCGCAAGAATGTCACCGATCCTGACAAGAACGCGATCGTCGGCAAGCTCGCTGAGTTCGCCAAACAGCTCGACTGTTCGGTGGGGCAGCTGGCGCTCGCGTGGATCCTGAAGAATCCGCACGTCAGCACGATCATCACCGGGGCCTCGCGTATCGAGCAGATCGGCGAAAACATGAAGGCGCGCGACGTGGCGGAAAAGATCACGCCGGACATCAAGGCGCAGATCGAGGCCATCGTCGGCGACGCTTACGACTGACGTCTCGCGCATGCCCGGAACGCGCAGCGCGCGCTCCGCCGTCGGATGGGCGCACGCGTGAGCGCATCCAGGCAGTTGACGTATTGCGGGTGATTCGTTGCGGTGGCGTACTTGCGGTGGCGTACAATACGCGGCCTCGCTGCGCGCGCCGCTAACCCGGTAGCGGCGCATGCCGCAGGCGGCGCAGCAGTCGCGCCGCCGCCGTCTTCCCCGTTCTCACCGGACCTCGTGTCCCGTCCATCATGCTGAGCTACCGTCACGCCTTCCACGCCGGCAATCATGCCGATGTCCTGAAACACGCCGTCGTCGTGCAGTTGCTGCATTACCTCGGCAAGAAGGACAAGGCGTACTGGTACATCGACACCCACGCGGGTGCCGGCGCCTATGCATTGCGCGAAGGCTACGCCACGAAGAACGCCGAGTTCGACACGGGCATCGGCAAGCTGTGGGGCCGCAACGACCTCCCTGGGGCGCTCGCGGACTACGTGGACGAAGTGGCGGCGCTGAACCCCGACGGCGAATTGCGCTTCTACCCAGGCTCGCCCTATCTCGCCTGGCGTCTCATGCGCGAGCAGGACCGCATGCGGCTCTTCGAATTGCACAGCACGGAAATCGACGTGCTGCGCCACCGCTTCCACGACGCGGGGCGCCGCGTGATGATCTACGCCGGCGACGGCTTCGACGGCATCAAGGCACTCCTGCCCCCGCCGCCGCGCCGTGCGCTCGTGCTGATCGACCCTTCTTTCGAGGACAAGCGCGACTACGCACGCACGCTCACGTGCGTCGAGGAAAGCCTCACGCGCTTCGCGAATGGCACCTATGCGGTCTGGTATCCGCAGGTCACGCGCCCCGAATCGCAGCGCTTCCCGGAGCAACTCAAGCGACTGCAGGACAAAAACTGGCTGCACCTCACGCTTTCAGTGAGCAATCCGCCCGAAGACGGCTTCGGCCTCTACGGCAGCGGCATGTTCATCCTGAACCCGCCCTACACGCTCGAAGCGACGATGAAAGAGGCGCTGCCCTGGCTCGTGAAAACGCTCGGCCAGGACGCTGGCGCCCAGTTCAAGATCGAATCGCGCGGCGACTGAGCGGCACGGCCCGCTTCACCCCTACGCGAACTGAGTCACTGCCCGGACGGTAACGGCTGGGGAAGCGGCGGTGTTGAGCGATGAGGCGGACGCGGCGGGCGCGGAGGCGGATTCGGCCGCCCGCCGCCCTGCTGCACTTCGACATACGGCGCGACGACATAGGGCTGCGATGAATCCGGCGCGAGACCCGCCGGCTGCGCCGCCTGAACCATCGGTTCGTGCGAGAGCGGCGCGTTTTGCAGCACCACGCCCGGCTGACCGTCGCTAATCCCTCTTTGCGTATCCAGAATCAGCGGCTGCCCCGCAAGCGCGCTGGCGCTGGCGCACGCCATGACGACGGTGATCAGGCCAAGCCCCGCACGCGCAACGGTGAAACATTGCAGCGCGCGACGAGACGACACAAATGTGCGATGGGAAATGCGGTCTTGCACCATGAACGGCCCCCGGAGAGATAGCGACACTATTGCTATGACGGCTTATCGCAAAAAAGACTTTACCTTACCGCGGTGGGAAGGCTCAGACTCTGCTCCAGCGGCGGTGCAGAAATGACAAAGCCCCGCCAATGCGGGGCTGGAGACTGTGCTGCCCTCACCGGATCGAGACCCGGTCAGATTTGGCTTACTGCGCCGGCTTACAGCGAGTAGCCGTTCGACTCGATCGAACGAATGCGTTGTTCGAGTTGGACGATATCGGCCGACGATGCGAGATACGCTTCGCGGCGACGACGTTCAGCAGTTTCAAACCAGTTGCTCAGCTTTTCAAGAAGGAATGCAAACATGATGGTGTGCTCCAAGGATTCGGTTCGGCGATCCCCGGTGAATTCGCATCAGGGATAACCCTCATAAGGGATAACCCGCATTATAACGGTTGCACCGAACTTTGCTAGTGAATTGCCCGAATACCGTGCATTCCATTTTGGAATGATGGTGAGAGGCGAATCGGCAACATCATGTTTTATCGGCACATTTTTCAGCAATTTCGCAGGCGCTTGGCGACAGTCGCATGCACTCGCACAATAATGGTGCGCGCAGCCAATGAGGTTGCGTCAATTTGCCCACCGCGGTTGCACCTATGTTCAGTGCGTGTGGCCGGGCTCGTGGCAATCCACCGTCACGCAGTCGGCAAGCCGTTCGATGATCGGGCAATCAGGGCGGTCGTCGCCCTGGCAGTGCGAGGCCAGATGGGCGAGCGTGTCGCGCATCTGGGACAGTTCGGCAATGCGCTGGTCGAGTTCGGCAACATGTTCGAGCGCGATCGATTTGACCTCGGCACTCGCGCGCGAGCGGTCGTGCCAGAGCGCCAGCAAGCGCCGAATGTCGTCCACCAGAAAGCCGAGCCGGCGCGCCTGACGGATGAAGCGCAGCGAATGCACCTCCTCCGCGCCATAGACCCGGTAGCCGGACTCCGTGCGCCCTTTGGGCGCCAGCAGCCCGACACTTTCGTAGTAACGAATCATTTTTGCCGTGACGCCCGATTCGCGCGCTGCTTCGCCGATGTTCACGCCGTTCTCCCGCTTTTGGTCAATGCGTTGATCCTACACCTTCCCATGATGGGAAGGTCCAGCGCGACAAGCGGCGCCGGCTGGCATAATCCGCCGGCGGCCTCATATCGAGTAGTAGGAAGCCTCAATCTCTGAAAAAGGAACACACGATGATCCAGTTCAACGTCGAAGGCATGAGCTGCCAGCACTGCGTCGGCGCCGTCACGCGCGCGATCCACGAACACGACGCGCAAGCCAAAGTCGAGATCGATCTGGTCGCCGGCCGCGTGAGGGTCGAATCGAGCCAGAGCGCCGAAGTCCTGAAGTCGGCCATTGACGAAGCCGGCTACACCGTCGTCGGCACGGCCAGCGTCTGACAGGCCGCGCCATGTTCAAGGTTGCCGTGATCGGCGCGTCGGGCCTGCTTGGTCGCGCCATCGTCCGCGAACTCGCCGCAGAAACGCCGTGGCAAGTCGTACCGACTGCGTTCCGCCACGGCGGCCCGCAGCAGAGCGTGCTCGATGTGCGCGACGCGCAGGCCGTGAACGCATTCGTCGAGCGCGAAGCGCCCGACGCGATCGTGCTGGCCGCCGCCGAGCGCCGCCCCGACGTGTGCGAGCACGATCCGGCGGCGGCGCGCGCGCTCAATGTCGATGCGGTGCGCAGCGTCGCCGCGGCGGCGCGGCAGCACGGCGCCTGGGTGCTGTCGATCTCCACCGATTACGTGTTCGACGGCACGCAGCCGCCTTACCGCATCGACGACACGCCCAATCCGCTCAACGCCTACGGTCGCAGCAAGCTCGAAGGCGAACAGGCGCTGCTCGAAACCAGCGACAACGCCCTCGTGCTGCGCCTGCCGTTGCTGTACGGGCCGATCATCGGCTGGCACGAATCCGCGGTCACGAGCCTTGTGCCGGCCATCCGCGCTTCGGCAGAGCCCGGGGCGCAAGCCGCGCCGATGGACGCGTGGGCGACGCGCTACCCCACGTTCACGCCCGATGTGGCGTTCGTGATCCGCGAGTTGCTGCTGCGCTGCGCGGACGGCACACCCGTGCGCGATATCGCGCAATGGTCCGGCGACGAGCCGATGACGAAGTACGACATCGCCGAGCGCATCGCGCAGGCACTTGGCGTAGAAGCGCATCTGCTCGCCCAGCCGACGCCCACCGACGCCACGCCGCGCCCACGCAACTGCCATCTCGATTCGAGCCGTCTCGAAACACTGGGCATGGGCCGCCGCACGCCGTTCGACGCGGCGATTCGCGGCGTGCTCAACGCTTTCATGAAAGACGGCGCGCAGTGCTAAGCAGCGGCCCGTAACGCGGTCGTTGCGCGGCGGGTTTCTGCGTAGAAACTCGCCGCGATCAATCAATGAAAATTCCGGCTCTCCGTCGCCAGCCGCCCGAGCAGCCGGCTGTGGTCCTCCAGCCGGTGCGCCACGAGGTGCACCACCTCGCCTTCGCGCTGCACCACGCCCGCCACCGCCAGCAACGAAGACCCCAGCAACTCCTTGCGCTGCGAC
The Paraburkholderia acidiphila genome window above contains:
- a CDS encoding dTDP-4-dehydrorhamnose reductase family protein, which encodes MFKVAVIGASGLLGRAIVRELAAETPWQVVPTAFRHGGPQQSVLDVRDAQAVNAFVEREAPDAIVLAAAERRPDVCEHDPAAARALNVDAVRSVAAAARQHGAWVLSISTDYVFDGTQPPYRIDDTPNPLNAYGRSKLEGEQALLETSDNALVLRLPLLYGPIIGWHESAVTSLVPAIRASAEPGAQAAPMDAWATRYPTFTPDVAFVIRELLLRCADGTPVRDIAQWSGDEPMTKYDIAERIAQALGVEAHLLAQPTPTDATPRPRNCHLDSSRLETLGMGRRTPFDAAIRGVLNAFMKDGAQC